tttgtgccagatcctgagcttgggatgaaggtccatcaccttgtaattcgtcttgcccggtttgtaattggtgtacagggcctggttgattgtatccttggtgctgggtttcagcttcgattccgtgagttggaaacgatacccaaaagcagtgtctgcacccagcaaattcacgaaagacttctctgtgatgatgatctttcttccaagaatgtgagataccacctgagtatcatcgcagtcggcgtgcttccagaattccttgaccagtctatcatacaccggtcctcgaagtctgttgaagtaatttccccaaccttgaacttggacttcaggacgaagatcatacccatttgtagccaggttgtcgaggtcgaatctccattctgccaggacttgaagttcctcaggagcatatacgcagtgaacggcacagccccgttctgcaattggaacaatctgctcttgagcttgaccttgatcttgtgtcggattctcagagcccctttgacccgttgctagaccaactaccatgtgagggaactggggtgcatctgcagtagatcttctggtttgactcaccatttttgaagcggttgaaggtttgaggtagaagatgaaggttgaaagatgaagagagatcgagagagaaatcgaggataagcggtttttgaaaagcagagagagcgagagtaaaaaccggaagtgaaagagatcgtgtgtgtatagtgggttttgacaaataaccgttgttgattcaaaaagcaatttaagatcaacggttgaaaattaaagatagatagtaacagtaaatacacaaatcacacacaggagagaagcacatctacacgcaatcataacagactgtcacacgggcacaaggaactatgcatcagaaatattgacacacgtgttgctgtctcagcttcagagtcagtaccagtgggtacacacactctgattgagttaccttctggactagacatcttctgatcaagaagtatcatagtcagaggttctgatccatcttcactctggacaaaagtccatgtttagatttttcagaataaaattaaatctatcctctgctaagggccttgtaaagatatctgcccattgatggtcagtatcaacaaacttcagaagaagtacgcccttctgtacataatctctaataaagtgatactttacctcaatgtgctttgcccttgaatgcaagatagggttcttactcaatgagattgcagcagtgttatcacaatagattgggatattgctctcaaggatctgataatccttcagctgatgtttcatccagagcatctgagtgctgcatattgctgctgagatatattctgcctctgcagttgatagtgcaatggttgattgcctcttgcttgcccatgagactagattgcttcccataaattgacaatttccagaagtactttttctctctgttctatctccagcataatcagcatcacagtaacctgaaagcttatactctgatgatttcttatacatcaagccaaggttagtggtgcctttcagataccttaggatcctcttaacagcagttaagtgggtttcccttggatctgattggaaatgagcacataaatgaacactaaatagtatgtctggcctagatgcagttaagtatagaagtgaacctatcatgccacgatagagcttctgacatactttaccacttttatcttctttctccagaatgcatgtaggatgcattggagtcttggccactgtagattccagcatattaaacttcttcagaagttctttagtgtacttgctctgatggatatatgttccttctggtgtttgatcaacttgtattcccagaaagtactttaattctcccatcatactcatctcaaattcagcctgcatcatctcagaaaattctttgcatagagattgattagcagaaccaaatataatatcatcaacataaatttgcacaattaagatatcatctttataagtcttgcaaaaaagagttgtatctactttaccccttacaaactcattctccagaaggaatgagctaagtctctcataccatgctctgggagcttgcttcagaccgtagagtgatttcttcaatttgaacacatggtctggtttcttctcatcttcaaaacctgggggttgatgaacatagacttcctctgagatataaccatttaggaaggcactctttacgtccatctgatgtagaactatgttgtgatttactgagaaagagatcaacagtctgattgcctccagtcttgctactggagcaaatgtttcagtgtagtctattccttcctgctggctgtagccttgagcaactagccttgccttgtttctgactacatctcctttctcattcagcttgtttctgaattcCCATTTCGTTctaataacatggacactctcaggcttcttcactaagctccaaacatcgttcttggaaaattgattcaattcttcttccatggccagaatccaatccttgtcctgaagagcttcatctatggacttgggttcaattaaggacaccaatcctttcagactgagcaaggtcttttcagagggtctgaaggcagatctggttctgactggttcgtctttgttgcccaaaatcaattccttagggtgagctgcagtgattctgctcttcttcagagtttgtgagttagagggaccagcttcttcctctggttcatcttcctctggctcagcttcctctggagctttgcctttgtcagaaacattaatgcttaaatctgcaaacttttcaactagctttgactggtcagagtcaagcttatcgtcaaatctaacatgaatagattcttcaatagtcttagcatcagtattataaaatctaaaacctttagatctctcagaataaccgagtaatagacacttagaagacttagcatcaaatttatgcaatctatccttagtattgagaacataacaaacacagccaaaaggatgaaaataagaaatgttgggttttatgttcttccacaattcataaggagtcttattcagaattggtctcacagagattctgttctgaatgtaacatgctgtatttactgcctctgcccaaaagtgcttagccatgccagtttcttggagcatggttctagccatctcctgaagagttctgttcttcctctcaacaacaccgttttgttgaggagttctgggacaagagaaatcatgtgcaattccatagggaatcaaacagactctcaaacttgtcattctcaaactctccaccatggtcacttctgacacgcacaatcctacaagccttctcgttttgcacttgagcaatgaaggtagagaacacagcatgagactcatccttgcgggttagaaactttacccatgtccagcggctatagtcatcaacgataaccatcccatatctcttgccacctatagactcagttttcactggtccaaaaaggtcgatatgcagaagttctaacggccttgaggttgagacaacattctttgccttgaaagggacttttgtgaatttgcctttctgacatgcttcacaaagagcgtctgaagcgaacttcagattgggtaagcccctgacaaggtttagcttgctcagctgagaaatctttctcatactggcatgccctaaccgtctatgccatacccactgctcttcattaacagacagaaggcacttcacattctgagcctccaactcagataatctgatcttataaatgttgttcttcctcttgctgttaaacagaacagagccatcgatttgacttacagcccggcaggacttttgattgaatataacatcataacccttgtcagctaattgacttatagacaataagttatgtgttaagccgtctaccaataacacattatcaatgcatggactactatctacacaaatagtaccagtaccaacaattttacccttttcatttcctccaaagccaacttcgcctccaggcttaagtttcagctctcagaacatacgcctttctcccgtcatgtgacgcgagcatccactgtccagataccatgattggtgtttcagtggagctatcaaggatatctgcaacatagataatcttgtccttaggtacccactttctgggtcctctcttgttagttaccccagaggttctgatcaccttgggtgtctcaacatgatattttaaaggaatatttgcatgatatttagtcatagagaaagatccctttttaagagggtgtttagcaactttagcaggtacaggatcaggcaatatggtatcagagggaacaaagcattcatacaaggatttagctttagacacagagggctcatttctaattggtttagaatagccaatgccatgcattccatttctgcttacgccatagatcattgaagccattaagcttctatccacgcttttagctaggaatctttgaaaagacttttcatacttagattcatttctacaatcagaggcatcacaggcaacaatttcttctaacttagcaatctggttcttaagcacagagttagaattgatcaaggcatgattatcatttttcaaatcagaaataattttctcatgttcagaaggagtcttggaaacagcagataagttctttttaagcttcttatgcttagacaataaggagttatacttatccataatatcagacaatgcatgtttcagttcagaggtagagaaagaagcgaatacctcattttcatcgtctgagttaggatctccttctgattctgagtcagagtcaacatctccctttgactctgcttctttgtctttgacaatagccatgagtccttggacttcaccatcagagtcaacatcctctgactctgattcatcaaatgtcaccatcagactcttctttgtcttgaagtgcttctttggcttcttgtccttcttcaactttggacagtcacttttgtagttccctgattctttgcactcaaagcatgtgacttccttaagtgaggacttcttctgacctgaggattcagactttccttttgcctttccagagcctttgtatttgctctgcctgtgcttccagatgcgattgagtctcttggagatcagagtcagctcatcttcatcagaatcttctgatgcttcttcagattcctcttcttcagcttgaagagcttttgacttctcagccttagccttttcagatttagatttcaaggctatggactttttcctcagatcttgcatctctgagcgcttcagctcatggcatttcaaaatgctgatgagttcttctaaactcatattctcaacgtctctcgtgagctctattgaagtcactaaaggcatccaactttcaggaagacacctgatgacccttatgacatgatcttttgtagtgtagctcttgttgagaggtcgtatgccagctacaagcaactgaaatctggagaacatttcttcaatggactcatttggctccatgatgaaggattcatacttttggatcaaagacaatgcctttgattctttgactttcttgtttccttcatgagacatcttcagagattcgaaaatgcctttcgcaaactcacgatctgtaatcttctggtactcttcataggaaatagcacttagaagaattgctcttgctttgtgatgttgtgagtacagcttcttttgatctgcagtcatctctgaccttgggatcttcttgccatctgcatcaactggacgctcgtagccatccacaataatatcccagagatctgcatcgaaacccagaaagaagctttccagtctatctttccaatattcgaacctttgaccgtcgaacataggaggctttgcattgtaaccatctctttgagtttcactggtggtggcagccattgtttttcacaccggcccggatcactgaacactgttaggtgtggtaatcagaacttgcgctctgataccaattgaaggtatgaaaaacggtagaaagggggggtttgaataacgttttcagtataaaacttccaccttaaagattttgacaaatctttcgagaacttaagtgctaaagataagagatagaaaagcacacaaggattttatcctggttcacttgataaatcactcaagctactccagtccacccgttaaggtgatttcttccttcttagaatgaaggcaatccactaatcaagtaagagttacaactgcacttgaaacctacaagtgactaacaattacactgacttagctcacactaagattcactctcttagtcttctctaggatccgatcaaccttgatctcctaaaggaactaaacaaattgtttatcaaagaattgtttacaagagatttgcttctaaaaagctaatagtaaactcaatgaatttcagatgaaagaaagcttagaagaatttaagtttgtcttgcgcgtatgtgaatgcttctagccgtttctttcagtcttcagcctctttatatactccaaggattagggttgagcgttgcatgggaaatgctaccgttggagggcagttctggaaaatccagcttctgatgtgtctgagactgttaggtaggtcgtcaggaaggtacagttgcttttgtacttggatagcgacgcgacctttaaacctaggagacttctgatcaggggaatgcttcatattggaacttgtgaagccggttgatcagagtcagagggaaagcccagatcctctgaccattgtttcttctgattctgaactcagagggaagaacatggtcttcagagtatcttgcttctggacatcagaacttcactaatcagcttctggatcttcagagtcttctacaccatcagaacatctgagccttcagtgtttcttggttatcagactttctggatcttcagaacttctagtgactgagtccacatcagagtttgtataacttcagaacttctgaagcttttccactgttcatactgaacatggtgaatgcgaaagcgttgcttgggttgctctttatacacagtgcttctgatttgtgtgagattgagttgaggttagAGCCtataaatagcacactcagaaaaacacgttagagtaccacaattgttcatatcaaaaggttaacttgtaatcatcaaaacatagagttgtactactagatcaaaacttgatcttacaccaggCACTACGAGTTTGTTTACAGTAGTTGAGCGTGACTCGGATGCAGTTGCAATCCTACTTATTGCATCTGCTATCTTTTTAGAGGCAGGGACATTCACCATCTTCTTGTTACTAGCTTTTTcagcattttcaattctcttcctcttccctcCACTTTTATCACTGCTGTTTCCATATCCGTTGCTTAAATTAATATTTCCAAATTCAGCACTAACTCCAACACTTGCTCCCTCACCAGCTCCTCCAATTTCATCACTGTCCCCCGATCCTTCGTCAAGATTTATGCACCCACTCTCAAAGGTAGGACGATACCCATCAGCACTTTCACCTTCTTCATTAGGCAAAACTCTAGAAGAGGGTGCCCATGCATGTTTTCCAGTAGCTACCACATCTTTGAATAAGATAGTTAATTCATTAGCATATGCAAGTCCTTTATATCTGTACTTTGCATATTGTTTATTTTCCTGCACATTTGTAACTAATGAGTATGATATATTGTATAAACGGATTATAAATCTTACAACTTCATATTAAATCCATACCATAATCTTTTTCTCCCACCACTCATCAGGTGCAGCAAGAGTCTTTTTTTCCTCATCCCATCCTAAGCCTGTCTCTTTGGAAAATAACTTATCCCATGCTAACCACTCTTTCCTAAGATTATCCCACTTGTTTCGAAATTGTATTTTCTCATAGTTTCTATTAGTTGCCTTGTTGAATTCAGTCTTTACAACAATCCAACCATTCTTTGTAAGAGTTGTCCCAGACCGTTCTCCTTTGTAGACTTGATCCAAGCATAGTTTGATGTAAATCTCTAAGGCTCTCACATCCCATTCAGCCTTCGACTTATCTGTTGTAGGGGTGTCTACATGTTCCTTTCTCTTATTGCGACTCACTATTATAAACGAAAAGTCCAAAttacttttttaaatttaaaacacTAACAATTAATACTGAAAATAACAAGTTTCAGCCATAAATGCTCCATATTTGCTTGCAacagttttcacttttcatctAAAAAATATCCTCTTATATTCATTCAAGAGGGAGAACAAAAGAACAGAGGAAGTATGAATACATAAACACCCAATTCTCCATCTCAAACAGTGAAGAGACCAATTTACCAATGTGTACTAGTCAAATCCCATACATGTGCAGTTGTCTCTTTCATAATCAGCACTCACAAATGAAAACTTCTTATTGATAGTGTATTAGTTCAGTACAATGCAAGCAAATTTTCATGCCAATTGATAAGGAGAGTTTCTTAAGCATacttaacaacaaaaacaaagacaaagaatTGAAGAGTACTATCAAAAAATTGAACATGAAGATAAGAAGTATAACAATAAGCTTGAAGAGTACTATCAAAAAGATACACCCCACATTCAAGCTTCTACTGCCATTGTATATTTCCCAATGAGAATCAAAGAATTGTCCAAGTTAATAGCCATTTACTACCACGGCTAAAGGCCATAAAAGTGAATTAATGTGATTGATTTTTGGCTATTATATAGCAAACCAATCACTAGTATATATTAGGCAATAACTTGGAAAAATGAATGGGAATAAATCAGTTTTTATTAGCATTTAAACATTTGATTTTCTGCTTGAGCCTGATCTGCTTGGGGAAAAGAAAACGAGAGCAGCCTACTAGCTTAACAAAAAAGACAAAAGAAAAGCCAAAAGATCCTTTAAAACTACACAAAAAGGGATTTTGTTTGAGCCTGATCTGTTTTCATAGCTTAAAGTGTCATCACAAGGCACCAATATTCTACTGACTTCAAACATGCAGCACATtttttgaagaacaaaatattaGCTAGTGGTACAAATCTGAAGAAAACTTGCAAAGGAGAAATGAATTACTTGATGTGCAGCACAGATTTGTGGAGCAGATAAGCTTCAAAGAAAATAGAACTTCAAACAGTGATCTACAGCTTTGACCAGAAGAGAAGAACGAGAGCTCCGAGTGTGGTTTTCTTACAGAGAAGGTTGGAATAAGGAGAAGAGAGAGGGTCAGTTATGGCACTGTGAAGGTAGTTGAtttttttcaatccaacttTAATTAGCCCAACTGCTCAACGTAAACGTAGAAGTGATGGTTGGGTCAAGTTAGATGAAAGTGGGTTTTTGGCCAAAAGTGAGTTAGGGTGAAAGTGGGTTCAAGTTACCCAAACATAATGGCACAATGTTCAGTGCAACCCAAAAGCACATTGAGGCTCACAAACAGaaaaccaaacatagccttaagcACAATTCATTTTTCCCATCTAAAACAACAtgtattaaatttgagtaataattTTCATGTATATATTATAAAAGAACAAAAGCTATGAGAGCCACTTGATGAGTGTCAATTCAAGGTGCATTTTGCtttcagattaattctcacaacTCCCTCCCTACGTGTCATTCCCACGTTTCTCTATTGCTTCTTACTACGTGTCATTCCCACATGAATTCTCTTCCCTGACCCACATTGCCTTCTTTGCTTTCCTTCTTTCCCGTTTTCAAATCTTCTCTCTTCTTACTCGTTTTCAGCATTTATGGTTcgcaaattcaaattcaaattcaaatttaatttcaatTGCACCTAACACCAGTCCCGATATATACCTGATTGATTCTCCAACACGTGCCCTTTCAATAGTTCACTCTTCATGAACACATGCTACTCGAATTCAAATTATAACCCTAAAAGAAGGTCAACTCTCACCCCACACCTCCTAGATCAGAACCTGCTTCGTTCACCGCCACCCCTCAGCAAGTCCTCCTTCAACAGCGACATGGTCATCTACTCCGATCGCGACTCCCCTTTGCCT
This is a stretch of genomic DNA from Lotus japonicus ecotype B-129 chromosome 1, LjGifu_v1.2. It encodes these proteins:
- the LOC130711239 gene encoding uncharacterized protein LOC130711239, producing the protein MSRNKRKEHVDTPTTDKSKAEWDVRALEIYIKLCLDQVYKGERSGTTLTKNGWIVVKTEFNKATNRNYEKIQFRNKWDNLRKEWLAWDKLFSKETGLGWDEEKKTLAAPDEWWEKKIMENKQYAKYRYKGLAYANELTILFKDVVATGKHAWAPSSRVLPNEEGESADGYRPTFESGCINLDEGSGDSDEIGGAGEGASVGVSAEFGNINLSNGYGNSSDKSGGKRKRIENAEKASNKKMVNVPASKKIADAISRIATASESRSTTVNKLVVPGVRSSFDLVVQLYVLMITS